A window of Diabrotica virgifera virgifera chromosome 9, PGI_DIABVI_V3a contains these coding sequences:
- the LOC114325008 gene encoding oocyte zinc finger protein XlCOF6-like: MIIKKDEEIDRFLSSFTNNVQKELQSIIHDDQRFYECNVCGNFAHQNKEVFYDHIREHENKKFKCPICKDQFTTFRQAYEHQFSHKKQKPFECDICQETFHTSYAEKRHKKTHYDWLQRDERLDCKICKKNYANYFDLYEHNSLHHNWHRMQLPVLCDICGKDFPSKRTLKKHKKSDTHLKDGAFLCQVCSEKFKTEQDLQEHQSVHAGEERFKCSHCGKKFPNFSAAKYEFVDTAMITEDDIDVIIQTEEKPKKPKRKRGMRDILAKMTPEEYEKYLIQPADSDVPLNCDKCFITFKNNVEKGLHSIKHNEKGFYECHVCEDFVHQTKQAFDIHIRDHEGIKKYKCPICERQFTTIRPAYEHQYSHKDEKPFECDICHRKFPSSHSAKNHKNIAHYEMLNGQKYEKYDCKICNIHYAGHAGLANHNFKFHKDLCRLKPALCDICGKEFITKYTLKKHKASHSEEMPFACDLCPKKFARPAGLKQHQKKKKKSSTKVKVEKNKDKTSKPNKTNKKNGTTRIYTKRPRYKTKVKDEPLTCTICQTIFKNNLEFALHSKDHSKDGNYTCHLCDYSYNFKYPFTEHMREHDGVLKFKCKGCTKVFKYAKDALEHGNLHTGEKPFTCEECGLGFPLSKSLVTHIKKKHSKTIKEESTQSCVICAKEYKSHSGLVRHYSASHKELGYDYSVVCDICGKTLSTRNKLKYHRRSHTGFKPYECKICHKSFSVKARLDGHIRVHTGEKPYVCKYCDKKFAHAAPFRYHVKTHTGERSHFCLNCKKGFISLSNMKIHMKSCHTSEANVKSEPFELARV; this comes from the exons atgataataaaaaaagatgaagaaataGACAGATTCTTATCATCATTTACAAATAATGTTCAAAAGGAACTTCAGTCTATAATACACGATGACCAAAGATTTTATGAATGCAACGTTTGCGGAAATTTTGCACACCAAAATAAAGAAGTATTTTATGACCACATTAGAGAACATGAAAATAAAAAGTTCAAATGTCCTATATGTAAAGATCAGTTCACTACTTTTAGACAAGCGTACGAGCATCAGTTTAGTCATAAAAAACAGAAACCGTTTGAATGTGATATCTGCCAAGAAACATTCCATACTTCCTATGCGGAGAAAAGACACAAGAAAACTCACTATGATTGGCTACAAAGAGATGAAAGGCTAGACTGTAAGATATGTAAAAAGAACTAtgcaaattattttgatttatacgAACACAATTCCTTGCATCACAACTGGCATCGTATGCAACTGCCTGTTCTGTGTGACATTTGTGGAAAAGATTTTCCATCGAAAAGGACCTTGAAGAAGCACAAAAAGAGTGATACACACTTAAAAGATGGTGCATTTCTTTGTCAAGTATGCTCAGAAAAGTTCAAGACTGAACAAGATCTACAAGAGCATCAATCTGTGCATGCAGGAGAGGAGAGATTTAAATGCAGTCACTGTGGGAAAAAGTTTCCTAATTTCTCTGC tgCGAAGTATGAATTTGTAGATACGGCAATGATAACAGAAGATGACATAGATGTGATTATACAAACAGAAGAGAAACCAAAAAAACCAAAGCGCAAAAGAGGCATGAGAGACATCCTCGCTAAAATGACTCCAGAAGAGTATGAAAAATATCTCATCCAGCCTGCCGACTCTGATGTACCACTAAATTGTGACAAATGCTTCATTACTTTTAAAAATAACGTTGAAAAGGGCCTCCATTCTATAAAACACAATGAAAAAGGATTCTATGAATGCCACGTTTGTGAAGATTTTGTACACCAGACCAAACAAGCATTTGATATCCATATCAGGGACCATGAAGGTATCAAAAAGTACAAGTGTCCAATTTGCGAAAGACAGTTTACTACGATAAGGCCTGCATACGAACACCAGTATTCACACAAGGATGAAAAGCCTTTCGAGTGCGATATTTGTCATAGAAAATTCCCATCATCGCATTCAGCGAAGAATCACAAAAACATTGCTCACTACGAAATGCTAAATGGgcaaaaatacgaaaaatatgATTGTAAAATATGCAACATTCATTACGCTGGCCATGCTGGTTTGGCTAACCATAACTTCAAGTTCCACAAAGATCTGTGCAGGCTTAAACCAGCATTATGTGATATATGCGGGAAAGAGTTTATAACTAAGTATACTTTGAAGAAACATAAGGCCTCTCATTCGGAGGAGATGCCTTTTGCCTGCGATCTGTGCCCGAAAAAGTTCGCGCGTCCAGCAGGACTTAAGCAACATCA aaaaaagaaaaagaaatctTCGACGAAGGTAAAAGTAGAAAAGAATAAAGACAAGACATCCAAGCCTAACAAGACTAACAAAAAGAACGGTACTACTAGAATCTATACGAAACGACCAAGGTATAAAACCAAAGTTAAAGATGAACCGCTGACGTGTACAATATGCCAAACAATATTTAAGAATAATTTAGAGTTCGCCTTACATTCCAAAGATCATAGCAAAGATGGCAACTACACTTGTCACCTTTGCGATTATTCTTATAACTTTAAGTACCCTTTTACCGAACACATGCGAGAGCACGATGGTGTTCTTAAGTTTAAGTGTAAAGGATGTACCAAGGTCTTTAAGTACGCCAAGGATGCTTTAGAACACGGCAATTTGCACACAGGGGAGAAGCCTTTTACCTGTGAGGAATGTGGCCTTGGTTTCCCTCTATCCAAAAGCCTGGTGACGCATATAAAGAAAAAACACAGCAAAACTATCAAAGAGGAATCAACGCAGAGCTGTGTGATTTGTGCCAAAGAATACAAAAGCCACTCAGGGTTGGTACGGCATTACTCGGCTAGCCACAAAGAACTTGGTTATGATTATTCAGTAGTTTGTGACATATGCGGAAAAACATTGTCCACGAGGAACAAGCTGAAGTACCACAGAAGGTCGCATACAGGTTTCAAACCATACGAATGTAAGATTTGCCACAAAAGCTTTTCTGTAAAAGCTAGATTGGATGGTCATATAAGAGTCCATACGGGGGAGAAACCATATGTTTGCAAATATTGTGACAAAAAGTTTGCTCATGCTGCACCTTTTCGATACCACGTAAAGACCCATACTGGTGAGAGGTCCCATTTCTGTCTTAACTGCAAAAAAGGTTTCATTTCTTTGAGTAATATGAAGATTCATATGAAGAGTTGTCATACGAGTGAAGCAAATGTTAAGAGCGAACCGTTTGAGTTGGCTCGGGTATGA